Part of the Zingiber officinale cultivar Zhangliang chromosome 6A, Zo_v1.1, whole genome shotgun sequence genome, GCCCAGATCGAGAGGACTCAAGAGTAGGTGACCTGGATCAAGGATGTGCTCAAAGAAGAACATCTGGGCAAAAGAGATTTGGTCCTTGAATTCTCAAGGGATGATTCGTAATCTTCCCTGTGATGTCAGGCACAAACATAAGAAGACGAAACATCATGGGCATATTATTCCAAGCATTCAACGGTTCATGAACTTTAATCAACATACACATCATGGAAGGAAAAAGTATAATTGACAAGATAAATTGAAATGGTACAGTGGTGAACACAAACCTCACCGAGAGAATTAAAGAATCTCACAAAGAAAAGGGAAATAAATTTATTTGAATCATGAACAAGAAAGTATTTTCATGAATAAGTGTGGCTAACAAGGTTTGTTATTTTATTCATTGTGATATACTCTAAATTAAACTTCTCATACAGTATTTTCATATAGTATAGATCCTAAAAAATAGAGGTTGGTTTCCTATGTTGAAACATTGCCAATTTGTttcaatttaactgaatattattattgtcaaatgcaataagatgaactcatgtatatacctattcataaatatgatcttgtatgcattcggctatctcagagcgcacttcatcaatttcttcttgagagtactccgcttttgtgaactgtgaacacacataaattatatgatcttaaagaacaaaatataattaattgaaaaaaaataataactaaataacttctaattatttgagatgataaagataatattactatcgatggtagtgtatccccctcgatcattgcattttcttcagtaatttgtctcataaatctcatcacgtaataaccacattgtttcgcatctggCTGCCTAAGAGCCTACGTTAAAGGCAATTGATATTGTTAATGATAAAAATACACATACCTTGATTGATTGAAATAGAAGTACCCATACCTTGATTACTTCCCATTGTACAtgctttcttcctttccttccattgttcgaattaaacaatcttaacgcccttcatatatacattcaacataattgatatataagtgttttatgactaaattaaatacataataaaaatcatatataaACGACCTCTAGACTTCCGCTGTTCCTGGGAGAAATGGATTATCATCCTTAATTAGAACCTCAAAGGTTGGTTTACATAATAAGAATATTGGAAAGAAAGTACCTCATGATTTTGTGCATCCTGCAGATTCATTTCTTCAAATCTATCATGTACCCAAGCACGTTCATCTTTAGAATCCCACAACTTTTGGACACCAAACATACACCTAGATAAAGGTTATTAAACGAAAAATTTgtaaggaaaataaaaaagtgGAAATGCCAAAAAAGAGAAGTTTCAATGTTGCCTTAGGAATATAAATAGTGCAATATTTGATCCAAACTAATACAGTCACTGGCTGCAACAAAAATGGGAGAGgaagtgaaaaaataaaaatatattgataAACAACTCATAGTGGTGAATAGTAAGTAATGGATTATGTTTAATATATAGATATAGATAAAGGAACAAAAGTAGCTAAATTATACAGTGTTAGGTTATATTGTCCATTGTTCCTAAATGACTAACCATTCCTCATGATCAAGTCCAAGAAGCAAAATGTATGCATTATCTATTGAAAGTTATGAATTATATCTATACAAACCTTTAAACATTATACTCAGTAATAGAATCTCAATCAACTGCACACTTATGTGCTCATAACAGTTTTCTATCAATAATTTGGCACACGAGTGATTGAATATCTCTAATTAATGGGAAAAAAACAGATGAAGATCATGAAGAATAGAAGTAGATTCTTCTAAGAAAAAAGATACCTATCATACCAGGAGTGCAAAAAGTATAATTATGTTGTTTTGACTTTTGACAAGCAATAAATAATATCACCTTCGGCGACCCCTGCCATTGTCCTGGAACCGATCATCGTGCATGTAGAAAGCCCCAGCAGTCGGCACAGCATAAGGTTCATTCTCCTTCACCTCCTCTTCAACAGGTTCTTTGTCTTCATTTTCTTCTGAAGTCCCAAGAAACGCCTGCCCATTGCCATCAGGAACCGGCGACTTTCCCAAGTCCCTAGGACCTTCACCCACTGGAACAACCCCCATATTCGCTCCTTTTCCTTCCATCATTCCTTCTACAGCAACGAATTCCTCTACTTCGCCCGCCAGTTCTTCCTCCTCGCCGTCGTAGTACTCCTCTTCATCATCATAAACCTCGGCGCCACCTTGACCATCCGACTCGCCGTCGGATCCAACCTGGTCTCCCGCGGCAGATTTCCCCCGCCCATCGTATCCTTCAACTTCCTCGTCGTCGCTTGCCTCCCTCCGACGCATCCTTGGCAACGGCGCGTCCTCGGGATCACTCTCGTACTCCGATTCTTCCTCCCTGACCGCCATCAATCTCCTCCGCCCAACCCTAATAAGCAGTCCACCCCCAAAAAGAAAACGACGATGGTGCACGCGatggggtaaaaagaaaacgaAATTAATGAAGAATAGTTGTTGCAATATATATTTTGTACAAAATTGTAATTTTATCCTTACTATTTGAATAAATCCATCCATCTTAAAATAGACCACAAATTTTATCTTAGAGATAAACATTAAGGGATATAAATTTcacttcatcaaaaaaaaaaaaaggcaaataactatgtttgactatttttttataaaataaattttaaagacaaCATAGTTTTAGACACCAAATTAAAACTGTTGATTAAAACTAATAGACAACATAGTTTTAAGcaacactaatagacaacggttgattaaaactgttgtcgtatgccaaataaagatatctcatagacaacaattttaaaaaaccgttgtcttatgtatgtcaaagacaacggttttttaaacattgttgtctttttttaaaaaacatgactaacaacaacagttttcaataaaaccgttgttaaatgacaaaaagacaacagtttctcaaaaaactgttgtctattaggtgtggttaaatctataatttcttgtagtgttaacATTTCTACATTCTACACTAACATTCTTAAATATATGCACATGTTGCAGCATCCTTTTAATTTCTGCACAACATCTATTTGACACATACACCAGTTTCAAACAGATTCATCTCCAGTACTTTCTAAGTTCAGAAATCACAAATCAGTACCATTCAAATTGTAGAAGACATGGAAGTAAATGAACCCAATTTGTTACTGTGAATGCCAGAGCTCCTCTATTTTTCCTCACTATTTTGAGAGCTGGTGATAAAAAATTGATACACATTTAATTCATCACCTAAAACTGAATTCCTGTGCTGCCTTACTACATTTCTGCAGTTTTCTTGCTTCAATTTCAGCAAAATTTTCTAGCTCATAAGCCCTGGAAGATAGCTAGCAGTAAGACTTAACCTCATTTTCCTATAATGGCACAAAAATTCAACTTGAATTTGAGCTTTCTCCTGTTGCAATAACAGTCCAAAACTCAAGCTGCAGATTTGATTCATATTCAGTTTTCAGCATAGTTTCCTTGTTTAGTATCAGATTTCTTGTCTAAAAATCTTGTAGCTCTATTGAAGCAAGATAATCCTTTGTCAATACTGGATTAGCAggtgagtttcaaaatttttaatgaaCCAATAGCCTTGATTTCATTCTACACAACCACTGCTGATTCCATTTCTGCACATTCTGGTCTTTGTACCAACTTGCCACTGTTTAGCCTCAATAAATTTTAATACTCTTTATTTTGCCTCTTAAGATTCTTTACAATGCATCACTGAGAAGCCTACAGGTTTCAGCATCTCTTAATAGTTACAATCCATATCTCAATTTGGCACAAAACTGCCATATTTATGCAAATATGCACTTTCTGAATTTCTGCACTATACTCATTCTTGTCATTCCAGCAATCCTCCTTTTTGTTTTCATTGTTCCATTTCAGATCTGACACTCCATTTCTTGGATTAAGTATCACTTCACAACCAACAACCATCAATgacttcttttatttctttccttaCATCCAGATTCAACCTGTCAAGCACTATCAAGTGTCATTGCTATTTCATACTTTTCAGTAATCGAAATGAATCCTGATAGAAGCTATTTATGCCAACATTCCATTTGTTACTTCACATTACAAAACTTCTTGTAAGCTTCTCCCTTACttgatttcatttttgaattcttgatACTCCCACAGCTCTCAACTTTTCAGAATTTCCCAGTACTGCAATTTGTCTCACAGAATTCTGAATTCCTAACTGCAAGAGTCTGTCTCTGTTCTGTTGCTTTCCTGCTTTCTGCTTCCAATGGTTGCACAACTTCCAACTCTTCTTATTGATTCCTTCCACTACAATGAGATTGGATAGTTCAGAAAATCAGTTCCATTAAATTTGCATGCATCCATGATTCACTTCCACACAACACATCCTCAAATTCTATATTAACTTCTGTAATCTGTTGCTTAAGATTCTAATTATGGAAATTGTGAGCCAACACACAATTTTGAATATTGCAATTTTCGGTACTTAATTCAGGAATTTTGGTTTCCATTAAGTCCCTGTATTTCAGCATCAATACTAATTCTGTAAAGTTCCACCTCTTGAGTTTCAGCAATTAATTCAATGTATCATTTcaagttttcttcaaaatttacTCTTACCACTGATATGTAACACTAAGATCTTCCTAATCATGAGCTACATCAACTATCAGCTGAATTCCAGTGTCTCTGTTCTGTTGCTTCTGCTCAGAATTCCAGCAACAGATTTAATAATTCTGTCCATGCAGTTAGTAGAAAACATAGAAAGACCAGAACACCATTTGTTACTGAAAGTACAAGAGCTCCACTTGAGTTTTTCAATGACTTAGTGCTGCTCCAAAATTTTGGTACTCATTTGATACACAAATTGTTCTAGCTTCCTAGCAGTGATCAGGTTTCATGTTTCTCCATGGCATTCCATAGTTTCTTAATAACATGCATCTTCAATACCTCAAATGCTCAAATAACTTCTGAATTTACTACATAGCCCATTCATTTCATATCAGAGACATTAAGGACACTATAGCACAAAGATAATCCAGAAAAACATTTGTTTGTATTGGTATCGGAAATCCTGATATCATCTTCAGATTCATGCTGTAATCTTTTTGCAACATCAGCTTACTAAAAGGTCTTATTTAGTACTGAATACACAAGAGCTCAAGCTCAAATTGATTGAATTTGCTACTGATACTTCAGGTCTAGAACAAACAATGCTTAGCAAACCAACTTCAGATTTCAAATCCGAAATGCTTCTATGCATTAATGTCAGAATGTGCAGGGTTCTGAAATCATTTACATTCATTAGCATTCCATACCTTCTTCAACTTAGTATCACCATAGTATCAAACTCCAAAATTCAAAGCTATTGGAACTTGCTCTTAACATGATAAAACTTAAGAAATGGATGCATTTAACATAAAATCTTAAGAGCACTTCATTCGTGGCAAAattttcagcattttcttttctaGAACAGTAGCATCCCAACTTTAAAAACCTTAAGCATTTAACTCCATTACATCTTCCCAAAACTTCATCTTTGGCTTGAATTTGAATCCCGTCCATTAACAAATGAATCCAAGCATTCAAAAGCTCTAtacatctcccccacacttaacacTTTGTCATCTTGCACAATCTAACTCATTAAGAATTCAACCAACACTCTTAATAGAAACATGACAAACAAAGATGATCAaaggttaaaatgctagatgagaatgtttcaagaaaattgtggagaaagaaattagaATTTATAATGAAACGAGAATgacaaatttccttaatttccatgcacacatatgctattgtgactttgaaaagaaactaagcaagttctagagtttcaattgttgtaagtgcatgtcacacaaagaaaataatgagGTATAGGCTTAAGGTGaccctctctaggtattttatatgcaatcaaactcaattgatcaaattggaatccact contains:
- the LOC121994741 gene encoding protein MLN51 homolog — encoded protein: MAVREEESEYESDPEDAPLPRMRRREASDDEEVEGYDGRGKSAAGDQVGSDGESDGQGGAEVYDDEEEYYDGEEEELAGEVEEFVAVEGMMEGKGANMGVVPVGEGPRDLGKSPVPDGNGQAFLGTSEENEDKEPVEEEVKENEPYAVPTAGAFYMHDDRFQDNGRGRRRCMFGVQKLWDSKDERAWVHDRFEEMNLQDAQNHEGVKIV